From the Malus domestica chromosome 17, GDT2T_hap1 genome, one window contains:
- the LOC103417117 gene encoding NADP-dependent malic enzyme-like, producing MMSLNRSCFLGKPGIAGSSSPFSQSQKRRSASLKVVAVVPKVRTSDRNGSVVMENPLQEVKAESEVVELKSTVHGGVQDVYGEDTATEDQLVTPWSVSVASGYTLIRSPHHNKGLAFTEKERDAHYLRGLLPPVVISQELQVKKMINSIRQYQVPLQKYIAMMDLQGRNEKLFYKLLIEHVEELLPVVYTPTVGEACQKYGSIFTQPQGLFISLKEKGKILEVLRNWPEKNIQVIVVTDGERILGLGDLGCHGMGIPVGKLALYTALGGVRPSACLPVTIDVGTNNEKLLNDEFYIGLRQKRATGQEYAELLQEFMTAVKQNYGEKVLVQFEDFANHNAFELLAKYASTHLVFNDDIQGTASVVLAGLLAALKLVKGSLSEHRFLFLGAGEAGTGIAELIALEVSKQTNTPVEEARKNIWLVDSKGLIVSSRLDSLQHFKKPWAHEHEPVRELVNAVKSIKPTVLIGTSGVGRTFTKEVVEAMASLNERPIILALSNPTSQSECTAEEAYTWTEGRAMYCSGSPFPPVEYNGKVYYPGQSNNAYIFPGFGLGLIMSGTIRVHDDMLLAASEALASMVTQEDFDKGLIYPPFTNIRKISAHIAAKVAAKSYELGLATRLPEPRDLERYAESCMYSPSYRSFR from the exons ATGATGTCCTTGAATAGAAGCTGTTTTCTG GGGAAACCGGGCATTGCTGGGTCTTCAAGCCCGTTCTCTCAGAGCCAGAAGAGGCGGTCAGCGTCGCTAAAAGTGGTGGCTGTGGTCCCAAAAGTCCGGACAAGCGACCGAAACGGTAGCGTTGTGATGGAGAACCCTTTGCAGGAGGTGAAGGCCGAATCCGAGGTGGTTGAGCTGAAATCTACCGTCCATggtggggtacaagacgtgtACGGTGAGGATACTGCCACCGAGGACCAACTCGTCACGCCCTGGAGTGTCTCGGTTGCTAG TGGATATACATTGATACGATCTCCACACCACAACAAAGGTCTTGCTTtcacagagaaagagagagatgccCACTACTTGCGTGGTCTTCTTCCCCCAGTTGTTATTTCTCAAGAACTTCAG GTTAAGAAAATGATCAACAGTATCCGTCAGTATCAAGTTCCACTGCAGAAGTATATCGCTATGATGGATCTTCAG GGGAGAAATGAAAAGCTATTCTACAAGCTTCTTATTGAACATGTTGAGGAATTACTTCCGGTTGTCTATACTCCTACTGTCGGTGAAGCTTGCCAGAAATATGGAAGCATCTTTACGCAACCACAGGGTCTTTTCATAAGTTTGAAAGAAAA GGGCAAGATTCTTGAAGTATTGAGGAACTGGCCTGAGAAGAATATTCAAGTCATTGTTGTCACTGATGGAGAGCGGATCCTAGGGCTTGGGGATCTTGGCTGTCAT GGAATGGGTATTCCTGTGGGTAAACTTGCTCTATACACGGCACTTGGAGGAGTTCGTCCTTCTGCT TGCTTGCCTGTAACCATTGATGTTGGTACAAACAATGAGAAGCTGTTGAATGACGAGTTCTACATAGGGCTGAGGCAAAAGAGGGCTACTGGGCAG GAATATGCCGAACTCCTACAAGAGTTCATGACTGCAGTCAAGCAGAATTACGGGGAGAAAGTTCTCGTTCAG TTTGAAGACTTTGCAaaccacaatgcttttgaactACTTGCAAAGTATGCCTCAACTCATCTTGTTTTTAATGACGACATTCAG GGGACAGCATCCGTGGTTCTGGCTGGGCTTCTTGCGGCTTTGAAGTTAGTAAAGGGATCTTTATCTGAACACAGATTTTTATTCCTTGGTGCTGGAGAG GCCGGCACTGGCATAGCAGAACTCATTGCCCTTGAAGTTTCCAAGCAG ACAAATACCCCAGTGGAAGAGGCCCGCAAGAACATTTGGCTTGTGGACTCAAAG GGATTGATTGTCAGTTCTCGGCTGGATTCACTCCAACACTTTAAAAAGCCCTGGGCTCATGAACATGAACCAGTCAGGGAACTTGTAAATGCTGTTAAG TCAATCAAGCCAACGGTGTTGATTGGAACGTCAGGAGTAGGAAGAACATTCACTAAAGAAGTGGTTGAGGCTATGGCCTCCCTGAATGAG AGACCTATTATTCTTGCTCTTTCCAACCCAACATCACAATCTGAATGTACTGCAGAAGAAGCATATACATGGACTGAG GGTCGTGCCATGTATTGTAGTGGAAGCCCATTCCCACCGGTTGAATATAATGGGAAGGTTTACTATCCTGGCCAG TCAAACAATGCATACATCTTCCCTGGATTCGGTCTGGGTTTAATAATGTCTGGTACTATCCGTGTTCACGACGACATGCTTCTGGCAGCCT CGGAAGCGTTGGCTTCAATGGTGACCCAGGAAGATTTTGACAAGGGACTCATATACCCTCCATTCACAAACATCAGAAAGATTTCGGCGCATATTGCTGCTAAAGTAGCTGCGAAATCATATGAACTTG GTTTGGCTACTCGCCTCCCCGAGCCAAGAGATCTGGAGAGGTATGCTGAAAGCTGTATGTACAGCCCTTCCTATCGAAGTTTCCGGTGA